The genomic interval atttttcctgagtaaatgcataggagtaaaaaaattaaagaactacatgatgttcattttcacgtgttattaacttatttttggttgggctgcttatattacgttcgcgtcgtatTGCTCACAAAAATGGTGAGTTCCTATTTTTcttcattctgttttaatttttgatacTCAAATTGgctaaatatagaaatgttttttcCCTTTCAATTCCAtgtaaagtgggtcatgtgtgttcaaCGAACCCGCATCCTttcttattcgataattgcatattttgttgtttgcattttagcgtttgttGCCGAAGTATTATCGTTTGATTTCATTATACAATAACAAAATGTGGATAAAATAAAGGACACAAATGCAGATTAAATTAATTGTGACCcaaatgtaagttgaatattttatataatcagtacatttatttaatatcgaAGTACttaagtattatgatctcaaatactgatagttagATATGTTTGTTAACGTACAATAGCGCACACATTTTAAGCAATGACACAAATGCTAAATGTaacggttttattttttaaatattttcaattgatgtttaattatttaattaataaatagtttgctttcttaaataaaacttgcatcggacggtaatggtggaatcgTTTGACGTAACAAAAACAACGTTATATAACTCgtcaagattttaactacgaatgcaattcgTGATACAATTGTTAAACACtttattttcgcgagcaatcggTTTTGGATATTGGttacaaaaaacatcaaaataagccgtccaatgtctcaactgtttttttatcgcgagttcaataaacgtgtcaattacgtcttcgctaatagctccTACTACCCTCAGTTCGTTAGTTAAATTTTCGTGAGTAAAAAACCCACAAaagtgtcagttatcaaaacgtaccgcttatttgttatcacaaaggtattgattaattgctttattaatttgattgtcgacacgttatttattacggTGGATGGTGCGGCGTGTTTTTAAAACTAGacgccagcgcaagttggcagtatgtcacgagaaaaaagtaaaatcgtacgaattattccatgaaaaaaacgTAATCAAATATTTGTCCACATTGACAATCATTTTTTctaggttaaccttttcccgaaaatttaaccggttaactggtcgtttcggtaggttaaccggttaacctcttgcatccctagtaatAATTCATATGCGAATGTAAACTACATTGAACAATGGCTGGACACATTGTtacaatatatatgatatttaagtgttgttttatttatgatgTAATATAATATTTCCTATGTTTACAAGGTGCAATTGTAACACAGAATCATAAAGAGAAGGAATCAAAAATAAGGTTGTCTGTTAAACATCTTGTTTGGGAGTAATGTCGATTAGTCCATTTAAAACCGCATCAGTGTCAGAccggcaaaataacaaaataataaaaagaaaggAACCTTTCAATGTGCTGAAATATTGTCATAATTTCAAGTGTCTATAAGCGTCTCAAATTACTCATTGAGTGCTGTCAATTATGTCAAGACAAGGCTTGTGTTATCCCCATGTGTCTGTCCTCCTTCTAGCCTTTTGCGTCATCAATAgtcaccttgtgaacactgtataggcatcatttatgactcaatcttcatgaaacttgtccaCAACATGtatcacaatgatatcttggttgactTCACAACTGAATCACTTGGGGTTTAAAACAAGATCCCTTGATAAACTTAAAGTCAACGCTTCTTATTACTCTTAGTAGAAATCTCCTGGAATTAATGTAAGAAAAGCCATCGTTTTATTATGAGTCTACAATACTATAGAGAATAAATACATTGTACTCTATATTGCATACTATATGCAATTTTAAGTGTTcatttttataactatttgtaCTTGAATGCAATAGTTGAACAGAAAagctttgttaaatattattgagTGCGCAGACTTATGTTAACAACTGGAAAAATAATTTAGCTGGCCTGTAtctacatgtatttctatgaagtcagtcaagatCCACTACCGGttattcagaaaacggatgcaatcTTAATTTACTGCTATTTCCAGCCATCCACTATCTAAGTACTCCAGTCAACAATGATGTGTGATGACCTTGTGTTTTGCTGTAGCTGTCCTATCCAGGGGTTTTGACTTAgattttttaccatttttgtaTGCAGAGAGAAAATGtatggcagatataattgcgcacatgtttatgttttgcatGTTCATGTTTTTGCATCTGCCTCCCATGTAAACGTTAGTAGATTTCACGCACACAATTCGACGATATCTGCAAGGCCCAGGATATTAagttcataattataattattgatgttTGCATAGCTATGACTATTTAAAGTAGTTAAGTAATGGAAATATGGCAGTTTATAGACGTAAATATATGTTTGATTTGGAGTGCTGAGATAATGCTGGAATAAGGCTTTTTACAGGACATTTTCCCCATCAGCAtaccattatttatatatttttttatatttattatttatgtttttttaaacacattttatttcgtgaTTGCATctacatacaatataaatattcacaataatgttttgcaatcagacataaCACAACGGCAACAATAATATATGTTCTGCATCCAACATATATCTAAAGTTATTTGTGATATTCCACTGATGTAAATCTGGTGTGGTATTTCAATGATGTTAATATTGGTTAGTATGTCACTAATGTAAAGACAGGTTGGTATTCAACTGATGTTAATATGGgttggtatttcactgatgtcaATATGGCCGGTATTTCACTGTTGTAAATATTGGGTGGTATTTCAGATGTCAATATGGCAGGTGtttcactgatgttaatatggGTTGGTTTTTCATTGATGTCAATATGgcaggtatttcactgatgtaaatattggTTGGTATTTCACTCATGTTTTATAACTACTGGGTATATCTCTCTCAATCTTTCACAGTTGGAAGGCTTTAATATGTATATGATTTTACAGATTTTTACCTGAAACATTTTTTGGCAGAATAATGGtcctttttatcccccgccaaggCGGATGGATATAGAAATTGCGTTTTTCTGTCAGTTCGTCAGTTCGTCCATCCGTCTGTCGTAAAACTTGTTAGGGCTatatcagaaactatataagatatcaaaagTGAACTTcgtgggtgtgtagatatcaatgaggaaaagtgcCATCCACAATAACCATAAATCGAACTTTCTTTAATacgaattattgccctttgtttgtttgtttttcgtaCCATGTAACATTTCAAGTCTATATACCATGCACGACTTCAACATGAAACaggtattatatcaatattaattaggAGTAGTGCCATGACTAacgagttattgtcctttgttgttttttaacattggAAATTTTCAGGGTTATATGTCAGATATGATAATTCATAGATGTGTGGAAATTAATGGATTGAAGTGACATGAAcaataaccataaccctgcaTTTTCTgaactaagagttattgccctttgttgtttttgtatgatgtaacctttcaaggctatatctcagataaaatacaagtttttaacatgaaattttatGGGTGTAAAAATATCAATGAGCAATTGGGAGAACacataaaacaattaccctatacttatttattatgaGTATACCTTTCTATCAAAACATTTGCACCCACctacaacacaatttatttggctaGAACGTGCTTgttcttttttagctcatctattttttgaaaaaaaattatgagctattgtcatcaccttggcgtcggcgtccggttaagttttgcgtttaggtccacttttctcagaaagtatcaatgctattgcattcaaacttggtacacttacttactatcatgaggggactgagcaggcaaagttagataactctggcttgcattttgacagaattatgtgccctttgtatacttagaaaattgaaaattttggttaagttttgtgtttaggtccattttattccttaagtatcaaagctattgctttcatacttgcaacacttactaactatcataaggggactgtgcaggcaaagtaatgtaacttttactgacattttgacagaattatgtgccctttttatacttagataattgaaaatttggttaggttttgtgtttaggtccactttattcctacagtatcaaagctattgctttcatacttgcaacacttattatctatcataaggggactgtgcaggcaaagttatgtagctctgactggcatttggatggaattatgggccctttatacttagaaaattgaaaaaatggttaagttttgtgttttggtccactttacccctaaagtatcatagatattgctttcatacttggaacactcgcaaactatcataagggtacagtaaatggacaagttgcataactctggttgttatttttacagaattatggcccttttttgacttagtaactttgaatatatggttaaattgtgtgtttccatccacttaacttctaaagtatcaaggctattgctttcaaacttcaaatactttcatgctatcatgaggttactgtacctggcaagttgaattttaccttgacctttgaatgaccttgactctcaaggtcaaattattaaattttgctaaaattgccaaaacttctttatttatgattagatttgattgatacgttgacaaaactactcttacctgacataccacaatagactccacccaaaccatcccccccgtGCCCCCCCATCCACCCGAatctccccccctattttttttttttttttttttttttttaagatcatctcacaaacgaccaccacaccctcacactatacccccccaccctaccccccaatttttgtgtttttttgaaacggttaaaaaacacaaatacactatacactacgcgacccttgatttttgcctaattagcgaagtcaaggcgggcattttgctttttgggtgtaaaatcaccgcgatttcacatgactcgtcactccgacgtcgcgcgagagcaagataatcttcgcgctaaatcccctcaatgttgtggagattcgctgcgattcgccgcaattcgccgtgattGCAGTGGATATCAttgacatcgatgattcgccaattcatgcatataaaccgaatcgtattgataactgtatacataacgcttttctattgttcacaattatcaaataatccaacataattgcaacatcacttaccAAAAAATAATCGTAAACATTTATgacggtaaatatgtttgagaatttcattaacacaactatatgactacgccatttatcagaagtgtaaagagtatagTGCATAATGTGGAAAACAGCTTTtattggacgagcgtatttaaatttagatctaatgcaatacgatcttacaaaaaaaacgttttattgcgtcatacgtcataatgtaaaaaacgttttcctcctggaaattgtgctattcaTGCAtaatatcgccccattggtgcaaaaaggtaccatatgacattttggtcaaaaatgacattttagtatatttcattaGGATTTTGTATAATCTACATTCTGTAAAAATATCTAAGCTGTATCTTGTAAGGTTCCAAAGATATAGGATTATGTAAAAAGGTACCAAGTGAAAAATGCAACATTTgtttgtgcaaaaaggtaccatatgacacATGGTACCTTGTTGCACCAAGGGTGtgtggaaaatttaaataaatatcagtgcAAAAAGGAACCATATGACACATGGTACCTTGTTGCACCAAGGGTGtgtggaaaatttaaataaatatcagtgcaaaaaggaaccatatgacacatggtacctttttgcagaCATGAAATGAATGTgtccacatttttttttatatcaatatgtTTAGTTGGTACCTTTTAGCACAACTATGAATACACTATCCAGACCCAGGTAACAATCAATTGGTTTATGTTGTTCCTTTTGCCTCAGCAATGAATACACATTCCAGACACTGATAACACTATCAAACTATCCTGTTACCCTAAGTTGTCTTGTTATTAGCAGATGATAATTATGAGGGTGAAGTGTTTGCACCTTCATTTGGTGATTATTAAAGTGAAGAGAGCAGACAAATACTGAGATTTTATACATATGACTTTGTACACGTTATTCATAGAAGGAgatggaaaataataaatatgtaagtatatttttttgccaaattaAATTCATATACCAGTTAGTAATGGAAACAATGAAAACATAATACCCAATATAATACTTGCATCCTTTTTGAAAGAGTTGATTTCTTTCCTATATGGTAGTAATTTATTTCTGGGAGCAGTCACAAGAAGAACATACTTTAAATATGTACTAACGTTTCAAAAGGTAGCTTGTAATTTCACAGTTTTTACAgaaataagttttaattttatttaaacagtatAATCAATAGATTCACTTTATGTTGGTATTTGCTTAACAGATAGAAGTCGAGGTTTGGTCCGATGAAGAAGTTTATCATACATTTACACAAGAGGAACTTTTTGGACCTGTGATAGCAACGCAAACAAAAGACAATGATTCCGACACTACAGATTCGGAAGATATTCCATTAGCTGATCTTGGTAGAAAAAAGAAGCAACCAGTTAAAAGGAAACTTATCCAAAGTGATAGCGAATCAGATCATGATGATAGTGCTGATGATGAAAATTATGATCCTAACAAAGATGAGATCAATTCAACTGATTCAGAATTCAATGTTAAGAAGGTGAAGACAAAAGAAAAGAGACGTGTGCTAATGAACAAGCAAAGAGAAACTGCATGGAAAAAGAAAACCAAGAAATTGAAAATtcgaaagaaaaataataaaaggaGAATAAGTCAAAGTGTACTTGCCAAGAAATTGagagataaaataatattgttgcaAAACAGACGAAAGGTAGCCAGTGTAGCGGTTAATAGAGCACAGAAAATCAGCCAACATAATTGCACAATCCAGGCTATGATCAGAAAAGCCCATACAGGACGACTTGACACACTTCTTGCTTGTAATGAGCTGCGCAGGGTCAGTATTAATGGAGATGGAAACTGTTTTTTCACGTCATTGAAAACAAGTGGAAAAATTGCTGAAAGTGCGTCTGAAATCAGATCAATGTCTGTGACTTCATGACAACAAACGCAGACAAATATATATCTTTCTGTACTAGAAAGGATATGTTTAGTAAGGTGGAATTTCTCAATGAACTTGAACTGTTGAAAACAAGAGGACAATGGAATTTAGACATAGCAGACATTGTTCCTTTGGCCACAGCAAACTTTTACGGAAGTGTTGTTCGAATATATTCAAGTTCAATATCAACACCAGTGATtgacataaaacctgaacaaacaacAGAGAAAGTAATCAATCTAGCTTACATAGCAGTTCGAGGACAGGAGCACTATGATGCCATTGATATAATTTCAAATGACAGTGATGCTAAACGTGACACAGATCCTACATGGGAGGTTGCAAGGGAATCTCTTCCTTCCACACCAAATGATGAATCATGCCATGCAAATATGCCTGTCGAAACAACCCCACACAAACGTGCTTCATACAGAAGTCCTCCTAAGAAGCATTCAAGTCGAAAGAAAACACGGAACCCAGAAAAGTGGAAGCGGAATGTTAGAAAATTATTGAAAAGTGAAGGGAAGGAATATGTTTCTGCAACTGGGAGAGTTGTTGCCCCGAAAAAGGTCCACCATCATAGTTGCCTCAAATGTCGTTTCAAGTGTAGCGAGAAATTTACTGAAGAGCAGCGGGAAGACATATTTCAATTGTACTATTCTTTGGGAAGTTATGAGCGCCAAAGACAGTATATCTGTGACATGGTACAAAAAAGCGCAACAAAAAGGAAAGTTACAGGCAAGAGATCTATAGCGCAGAAGTATTTCATGATACATAATGACCGGAAAGAACGCGTTTGTAGAAACTTCTTTATGAAAACATTGGACATCAACAGGAAAACAATTGATTACACTCTTAAAAAGAAGAAACATGGGGCATTTGTTGCGACTGATATGAGAGGAAAAGATCCATCTGTAAACAAATTAGATTCATGTACagttgaaattgtaaaaaaacacattgaatCATTTCCAAAAATGGAATCTCACTACACACGAAAATCTTCAAAGAAACAATACCTAGCACATgacttaaacattaaacaaatgtggAAATTATATGTCAAAGATTGTGAAAAGAAAGGAATAACCAGTGTGAAGCAATCAATGTATAGAAAGATTTTTTGAGAAAATTACAATTTATCTTTTTTCAAACCTAAAAAGGACCAGTGCTCCTTCTGTACTTTATATGACAGAAGAAAGGCAGCAGGCACAGTAAATGAAACACTGCAAAAAGAATATGATGAACATCAAGTACAAAAGGAAAGAGCGCGTGAAGAAAAAACAAAGGATAAAGAAAGAGCTAAGACAGACAAGAGTGTGTATGTAGCAACATTCGATCTGCAGGCAGTTCTTACAACACCATGTTCTTTAGTGAGTGAACTCTACTATTCAAGGAAACTATGCTGCTTTAACCTCACTATATATTCCTTAGGAGACAAGCAAGCTGTCTGTCATGTATGGGATGAAACCCAATGTAAACGGGGAGCATGTGAAATCGCCACATGCTTATTAAAGAACACATTATCTGTCTGCCATAGAAgcaatgtcaatgaaataatatatttttctgatACATGTGGAGGTCAAAATCGGAATCAGTATGTAACTGCGTCACTGTTGTATACCATATCGCAAGTACCAAACCTGAAAGCCATTAGCCACAAATTTCTACTTTCAGGCCATTCCCAAATGGAATGCGATTCAGTCCATTCAACCATTGAACGTGCCAAAAAAGTAACGCCAGTGTATGTTCCATCCCAATGGTGCACTTTAATTTCTCTGGCAAGAAAATCACAGCCATATGTAACTATACCAATGAAATACAATCATGTAATGGACTTCAAAGACTTTGTAAAGAAACATTGTACAAACCTAAAAACATCAGTCACTGGACAAAGAATAAACTGGCTTAAGGTAAAGTGGATACAAGTGCGAAGGGACAATCAAAGATCAGTATTTGTGAACTACAGCTTTGACGTCAACCAATTTCAGGAAATTCAAGTACagaaaacaacaagaaaacagAAAGGTGTTCATAACACATGGCCAACTTGTGAGTCAGATTTAAAGCGTTGTTACGACACAAAACTGCCAATATCGATTCAAAAGAAAAATGACCTTGTTAATTTATGCTCAAAAGAAATCATTCCTGAGGAGTTTCATTCTTATTACGAGTCCTTACCGACGAGCAGTAAGGAAAAGGATTTTGTTCCTATGGAGTCAGATGAGGAAGATACTGATATCGAGTGAAGAATGTTGACATTGTGG from Dreissena polymorpha isolate Duluth1 chromosome 1, UMN_Dpol_1.0, whole genome shotgun sequence carries:
- the LOC127864966 gene encoding uncharacterized protein LOC127864966, which codes for MENNKYIEVEVWSDEEVYHTFTQEELFGPVIATQTKDNDSDTTDSEDIPLADLGRKKKQPVKRKLIQSDSESDHDDSADDENYDPNKDEINSTDSEFNVKKVKTKEKRRVLMNKQRETAWKKKTKKLKIRKKNNKRRISQSVLAKKLRDKIILLQNRRKVASVAVNRAQKISQHNCTIQAMIRKAHTGRLDTLLACNELRRVSINGDGNCFFTSLKTSGKIAESASEIRSMSVTS